The Sebastes umbrosus isolate fSebUmb1 unplaced genomic scaffold, fSebUmb1.pri scaffold_76_arrow_ctg1, whole genome shotgun sequence genome has a segment encoding these proteins:
- the LOC119484462 gene encoding tRNA:m(4)X modification enzyme TRM13 homolog isoform X2 — translation MKLVINSEEGSSRRIVCPLDPKHTVSEDKLDKHLKRCNARDKPKPVYYVENINAGSADRETLQQVSLCERSRAELQSLLDKLKTAATGLQCDVEDSVLSHPVLQEELNNPKNGDSAHKHLKQQSSLLGHLEALGLLGRGRCFVEFGAGRGKLSHWIHEALKTRDHLETCDDLQLLLVERCSTRFKVDGKHQDIGVQFERLQVDIQHLDLSKVQLLRQKKLPLVGVGKHLCGAATDLALRCLLETPGPREPAEPPRKRLRTSEPADPESADSATLPGPGPDPGPGPDPGPGPDPDSGPDPDSGPDPDPGPDPDPGPGPVLGLAVALCCHHRCEWRHYVGQQFFLQRGLGAAEFSAFCRMSSWATCGLRPTNRDRPSQDPTNQRGDDEEHEPVEETDAVSGFLSADEREQVGRLCKRLIDGGRLDFLKTKGLDSKLTRYVSSQVTLENVLLTAVPPSLSPRSN, via the exons atgaagctggttatcaactca gaAGAAGGAAGCAGCAGGAGGATCGTGTGTCCTCTTGACCCCAAACA CAccgtgagtgaagacaagctgGACAAACACCTGAAGAGATGCAACGCCAGAGACAAACCCAAACCT GTTTATTATGTGGAGAACATAAACGCTGGATCAGCTGACAGAGAGACGCTCCAACAG gtgagTCTGTGTGAGCGCAGCCGGGCCGAGTTACAATCTCTGTTGGACAAACTGAAGACAGCCGCCACTG gaCTGCAGTGTGACGTGGAGGACAGTGTTCTGTCCCATCCAGTCCTCCAGGAGGAACTCAACAACCCAAAGAATGGAGACTCCGCCCACAAACACCTGAAGCAACAG TCCTCTCTCTTAGGTCACCTGGAGGCGCTGGGGCTCCTGGGAAGGGGGCGGTGCTTCGTGGAGTTTGGAGCAGGTCGGGGGAAACTGTCTCACTGGATCCATGAAGCCCTGAAGACCCGAGACCACCTGGAGACCTGCGATgacctgcagctgctgctggtggagcgCTGCAGCACCCGCTTCAAG GTGGATGGGAAACATCAGGATATTGGAGTTCAGTTCGAGAGGCTGCAGGTCGACATTCAACATCTGGATTTAA GTAAAGTCCAGCTGCTCAGACAGAAGAAGCTCCCGTTGGTTGGAGTtggaaaacacctgtgtggagCAGCGACAG aTCTGGCTCTGCGCTGTCTGTTGGAAACACCAGGACCCAGAGAGCCGGCTGAACCGCCACGGAAACGCCTCAGAACCTCAGAACCAGCTGATCCAGAATCAGCTGATTCAGCAACACTGCCAGGCCCTGGTCCTGATCCAGGCCCTGGTCCTGACCCAGGCCCTGGTCCTGACCCAGACTCTGGTCCTGATCCAGACTCTGGTCCTGATCCAGACCCTGGTCCTGATCCAGACCCTGGTCCTGGTCCGGTGCTGGGCCTGGCAGTGGCGCTATGCTGCCACCATCGCTGTGAGTGGCGTCATTACGTCGGGCAGCAGTTCTTCCTGCAGCGAGGACTCGGAGCTGCAGAGTTCTCAGCTTTCTGTCGGATGTCCAGCTGGGCCACATGTGGACTCAGACCGACCAATCGGGACCGTCCATCTCAGGATccgaccaatcagagaggaGACGATGAAGAGCACGAACCGGTGGAGGAGACGGACGCTGTGAGCGG gTTTCTGTCGGCGGATGAACGCGAGCAGGTCGGTCGTCTCTGTAAACGTCTGATCGATGGCGGCAGACTCGACTTCCTGAAGACAAAAGGATTGGACAGCAAACTGACTCGTTACGTCAGTAGTCAGGTGACTCTGGAGAACGTCCTGCTGACCGCCGTCCCACCGTCTCTGTCCCCGAGGTCAAACTGA
- the LOC119484462 gene encoding tRNA:m(4)X modification enzyme TRM13 homolog isoform X1, with product MAAGRCGFFLLKKKRFCKMTPKTGNAFCGEHATMEEGSSRRIVCPLDPKHTVSEDKLDKHLKRCNARDKPKPVYYVENINAGSADRETLQQVSLCERSRAELQSLLDKLKTAATGLQCDVEDSVLSHPVLQEELNNPKNGDSAHKHLKQQSSLLGHLEALGLLGRGRCFVEFGAGRGKLSHWIHEALKTRDHLETCDDLQLLLVERCSTRFKVDGKHQDIGVQFERLQVDIQHLDLSKVQLLRQKKLPLVGVGKHLCGAATDLALRCLLETPGPREPAEPPRKRLRTSEPADPESADSATLPGPGPDPGPGPDPGPGPDPDSGPDPDSGPDPDPGPDPDPGPGPVLGLAVALCCHHRCEWRHYVGQQFFLQRGLGAAEFSAFCRMSSWATCGLRPTNRDRPSQDPTNQRGDDEEHEPVEETDAVSGFLSADEREQVGRLCKRLIDGGRLDFLKTKGLDSKLTRYVSSQVTLENVLLTAVPPSLSPRSN from the exons gaAGAAGGAAGCAGCAGGAGGATCGTGTGTCCTCTTGACCCCAAACA CAccgtgagtgaagacaagctgGACAAACACCTGAAGAGATGCAACGCCAGAGACAAACCCAAACCT GTTTATTATGTGGAGAACATAAACGCTGGATCAGCTGACAGAGAGACGCTCCAACAG gtgagTCTGTGTGAGCGCAGCCGGGCCGAGTTACAATCTCTGTTGGACAAACTGAAGACAGCCGCCACTG gaCTGCAGTGTGACGTGGAGGACAGTGTTCTGTCCCATCCAGTCCTCCAGGAGGAACTCAACAACCCAAAGAATGGAGACTCCGCCCACAAACACCTGAAGCAACAG TCCTCTCTCTTAGGTCACCTGGAGGCGCTGGGGCTCCTGGGAAGGGGGCGGTGCTTCGTGGAGTTTGGAGCAGGTCGGGGGAAACTGTCTCACTGGATCCATGAAGCCCTGAAGACCCGAGACCACCTGGAGACCTGCGATgacctgcagctgctgctggtggagcgCTGCAGCACCCGCTTCAAG GTGGATGGGAAACATCAGGATATTGGAGTTCAGTTCGAGAGGCTGCAGGTCGACATTCAACATCTGGATTTAA GTAAAGTCCAGCTGCTCAGACAGAAGAAGCTCCCGTTGGTTGGAGTtggaaaacacctgtgtggagCAGCGACAG aTCTGGCTCTGCGCTGTCTGTTGGAAACACCAGGACCCAGAGAGCCGGCTGAACCGCCACGGAAACGCCTCAGAACCTCAGAACCAGCTGATCCAGAATCAGCTGATTCAGCAACACTGCCAGGCCCTGGTCCTGATCCAGGCCCTGGTCCTGACCCAGGCCCTGGTCCTGACCCAGACTCTGGTCCTGATCCAGACTCTGGTCCTGATCCAGACCCTGGTCCTGATCCAGACCCTGGTCCTGGTCCGGTGCTGGGCCTGGCAGTGGCGCTATGCTGCCACCATCGCTGTGAGTGGCGTCATTACGTCGGGCAGCAGTTCTTCCTGCAGCGAGGACTCGGAGCTGCAGAGTTCTCAGCTTTCTGTCGGATGTCCAGCTGGGCCACATGTGGACTCAGACCGACCAATCGGGACCGTCCATCTCAGGATccgaccaatcagagaggaGACGATGAAGAGCACGAACCGGTGGAGGAGACGGACGCTGTGAGCGG gTTTCTGTCGGCGGATGAACGCGAGCAGGTCGGTCGTCTCTGTAAACGTCTGATCGATGGCGGCAGACTCGACTTCCTGAAGACAAAAGGATTGGACAGCAAACTGACTCGTTACGTCAGTAGTCAGGTGACTCTGGAGAACGTCCTGCTGACCGCCGTCCCACCGTCTCTGTCCCCGAGGTCAAACTGA
- the LOC119484463 gene encoding leucine-rich repeat-containing protein 39-like, protein MVGVAACGSVSSIKALWETRIKRVQKEEEEHTRRKTRCGATGRLSVGVWEDRVVLARLKQKLQTEDGRLILRIEQEEWKLLPGCLVQLSQVQEWQIHRTGLQKIPHFISSFQNLLVLDLSRNGVTEIPQQIGKLTQLRELLLSYNRIQFVPEELSCCESLERLELAMNRDLNQLPDQLRKLKKLQHLDLSMNDFTCVPDCVVGLPALEWLDMGGNQLQHLPEDIHRMETLHTLWLQRNQLEKLPDSISRMKSLDTLVLSCNRLRDIPPLMEDMSNLRFVNFRDNPLTLDVTLPCSEMKTEDDEEDREMFGREFMQFYIQEARKRAYAVLNMHCVNQPNDDSSN, encoded by the exons ATGGTGGGCGTGGCGGCATGCGGCTCGGTGAGCTCCATCAAAGCTCTGTGGGAGACGAGGATCAAGAGGGtccagaaggaggaagaggagcacaCGAGGAGGAAGACCAGGTGCGGGGCCACTGGCAG ACTGAGTGTTGGTGTTTGGGAGGACCGGGTGGTTCTGGCTCGGCTGAAGCAGAAGCTGCAGACAGAAGATGGACGACTCATCCTCCGAATCGAACAGGAGGAGTGGAAG TTGTTGCCGGGCTGTCTGGTCCAGCTCAGTCAGGTCCAGGAGTGGCAGATTCACCGGACCGGACTGCAGAAGATCCCTCACTTCATCTCTAGCTTCCAGAACCTTTTAGTTCTCGATCTGTCCCGCAATGGGGTCACCGAAATCCCCCAACAGATCG GGAAGCTGACTCAGCTCAGAGAGCTCCTGCTGAGCTACAACAGAATCCAGTTTGTTCCTGAAGAGCTGAGCTGCTGTGAGAGTCTGGAGAGACTGGAGTTGGCCATGAACCGGGACCTGAACCAGCTACCAGACCAG TTGAGGAAGTTGAAGAAGCTGCAGCACCTGGATCTGTCCATGAACGACTTCACCTGCGTGCCGGACTGTGTGGTTGGACTGCCGGCGCTCGAGTGGCTCGACATGGGAGGAAACCAACTGCAGCACTTACCTGAAGACATACACAG GATGGAGACGCTGCACACTCTGTGGCTGCAGAGAAACCAACTGGAGAAACTTCCAGACAGCATCAGCAGGATGAAGAGTCTGGACACGCTGGTCCTAAGCTGCAACAGACTCAGAGACATCCCCCCACTGATGGAGGACATGTCCAACCTcag GTTTGTGAATTTCCGGGACAACCCTCTGACCCTGGATGTGACGCTGCCCTGCAGTGAGATGAAGACTGAGGACGatgaagaggacagagagatgTTTGGACGAGagttcatgcagttttacatcCAAGAAGCCAGAAAGAGAGCGTACGCTGTGCTCAACATGCACTGTGTCAACC aGCCGAACGACGACTCATCAAACTAA